From the Diospyros lotus cultivar Yz01 chromosome 13, ASM1463336v1, whole genome shotgun sequence genome, one window contains:
- the LOC127788961 gene encoding FT-interacting protein 3 has product MQRPPHEDFSLKETKPHLGGGKVTGDKLTATYDLVEQMQYLYVRVVKAKDLPAKDVTGSCDPYVEVRLGNYKGTTRHFEKKSNPEWNQVFAFSKERIQASVLEVTVKDKDVVKDDFMGRVLFDLNEVPKRVPPDSPLAPQWYRLEERNGMKVKGELMLAVWWGTQADEAFPEAWHSDAAAVSGADGLANMRSKVYLSPKLWYLRVNVIEAQDLLPSDRSRFPEVFVKAILGNQALRTRISMSKTINPLWNEDLMFVAAEPFEEPLILSVEDRLAPNKDEVLGRCAIPLQCVEKRLDHVHRPLYSKWYNLEKHVIVEGEKKKEIKFASRIHMRICLEGGYHVLDESTYYSSDLRPTAKQLWKPSIGVLELGILNAHGLTPMKTKDGRASTDAYCVAKYGQKWVRTRTIIDSFFPKWNEQYTWEVFDPCTVVTIGVFDNGHLHGGDKSGGAKDSRIGKVRIRLSTLETDRVYTHSYPLLVLHPTGVKKMGEIHLAVRFSCSSLLNMMHMYSHPLLPKMHYLHPLTVIQLDSLRHQATQIVSMRLSRAEPPLRKEVVEYMLDVGSHMWSMRRSKANFFRIMGVLSGLIAVGKWFDQICNWRNPITTVLIHILFLILVLYPELILPTIFLYLFLIGVWYYRWRSRHPTHMDTRLSCADNAHPDELDEEFDTFPTSRPNDMVRMRYDRLRSIAGRIQTVVGDLATQGERLQSLLSWRDPRATALFVIFCLVAAIVLYVTPFQVVALLSGFYVLRHPRFRHKLPSVPLNFFRRLPARTDSML; this is encoded by the coding sequence ATGCAGAGACCTCCTCACGAAGATTTTTCACTAAAGGAGACCAAACCCCACCTCGGCGGTGGGAAGGTCACCGGGGATAAACTCACAGCCACTTATGATCTGGTCGAGCAGATGCAATATCTCTATGTTCGGGTTGTCAAGGCAAAGGATTTGCCTGCAAAAGATGTTACGGGGAGTTGTGATCCATATGTTGAAGTTAGGCTTGGAAACTATAAGGGTACGACTAGgcattttgagaaaaaatcaaatccgGAATGGAATCAGGTGTTTGCTTTCTCCAAAGAACGGATTCAAGCTTCGGTCCTTGAGGTCACAGTCAAGGATAAGGATGTGGTCAAAGATGATTTTATGGGTCGGGTGTTGTTTGATCTCAATGAGGTCCCAAAACGGGTACCGCCGGACAGCCCTCTAGCACCACAGTGGTACAGGTTGGAAGAGAGGAATGGGATGAAAGTTAAGGGGGAGCTGATGTTGGCAGTTTGGTGGGGTACCCAAGCTGATGAAGCATTTCCTGAAGCTTGGCATTCGGATGCTGCAGCAGTTAGTGGTGCTGATGGTCTTGCAAACATGCGGTCAAAGGTGTATCTTTCACCTAAGCTGTGGTATCTGAGGGTCAATGTCATTGAAGCTCAGGACTTGCTGCCAAGCGACAGGAGCAGGTTCCCTGAAGTTTTTGTGAAGGCTATACTTGGGAATCAGGCTTTGAGAACTCGAATCTCTATGAGTAAGACCATCAATCCATTGTGGAATGAGGATTTGATGTTTGTAGCAGCCGAACCATTTGAGGAACCCTTGATTTTGAGCGTGGAAGATAGACTTGCACCAAACAAGGATGAAGTTCTGGGCAGGTGTGCAATTCCTTTACAGTGTGTGGAGAAGAGGCTAGATCATGTTCATAGGCCTCTGTACTCCAAGTGGTATAATCTTGAGAAGCATGTTATCGTGGagggggagaagaagaaggaaatcaagTTTGCCAGCAGGATTCATATGAGGATCTGTTTGGAAGGTGGTTATCATGTTCTGGATGAATCAACTTACTACAGTAGTGATCTGAGGCCTACAGCAAAACAGTTGTGGAAGCCCAGCATTGGGGTTCTGGAATTAGGGATTCTGAATGCTCATGGGTTGACGCCTATGAAGACAAAAGATGGTCGGGCATCGACTGATGCCTATTGTGTAGCCAAATACGGACAGAAGTGGGTTCGGACAAGGACAATCATTGATAGCTTTTTTCCCAAATGGAATGAGCAATACACCTGGGAGGTTTTTGATCCATGTACTGTTGTTACCATTGGGGTATTTGACAATGGTCACTTGCATGGGGGAGATAAGTCTGGAGGGGCAAAGGATTCTAGGATCGGAAAGGTAAGAATTCGTCTTTCTACCCTTGAAACTGATAGGGTTTACACCCATTCCTATCCGCTTTTGGTTTTACATCCCACTGGAGTGAAGAAGATGGGTGAAATTCATTTGGCTGTGAGATTCTCATGCTCGTCTCTCCTGAATATGATGCATATGTATTCCCATCCTCTGTTGCCAAAAATGCATTATCTTCATCCTTTGACTGTCATTCAGCTTGACAGCTTGAGGCACCAGGCCACGCAGATTGTGTCCATGAGACTAAGTCGTGCTGAGCCACCATTGAGGAAAGAGGTGGTGGAGTACATGCTGGATGTTGGTTCCCACATGTGGAGCATGAGAAGAAGCAAGGCCAATTTCTTCAGAATTATGGGAGTGTTGAGTGGTTTAATTGCTGTGGGAAAATGGTTTGATCAGATATGTAACTGGAGGAACCCGATCACCACAGTTCTCATTCACATCTTATTTCTAATACTGGTGCTGTACCCAGAACTGATTTTACCCACCATTTTCCTTTACCTCTTCCTGATCGGGGTGTGGTACTACAGATGGAGATCGAGGCATCCTACACACATGGACACTCGGCTCTCCTGTGCTGACAATGCGCATCCTGACGAACTGGATGAAGAATTTGACACATTTCCAACTTCCCGTCCTAATGATATGGTGAGGATGAGGTATGATCGTCTAAGAAGTATTGCAGGGAGGATTCAGACGGTGGTGGGTGATTTGGCCACCCAAGGGGAGAGGCTGCAGTCGTTGCTGAGCTGGAGGGACCCGAGAGCGACTGCTCTGTTTGTGATTTTCTGCTTGGTTGCTGCCATAGTTCTCTACGTTACACCGTTCCAAGTTGTGGCCCTTCTTTCAGGATTTTATGTGTTAAGACACCCAAGGTTTCGCCATAAGCTTCCATCTGTGCCCCTCAATTTCTTCAGAAGGCTACCTGCAAGGACTGACTCCATGTTATGA